A single Phragmites australis chromosome 4, lpPhrAust1.1, whole genome shotgun sequence DNA region contains:
- the LOC133916476 gene encoding uncharacterized protein LOC133916476 isoform X2 → MGGSADPEAPTPSPYPSPSPVKPSPSSADAKRLRRCVQSKLSWGLVKPAGGGCGGVDGGGGGGGAGGGAEAVPPVPAAEEAAGEGREEPENGKKRGRPRKSDASWKPSSNKETAGLDQASKDEVILVGPGSCQQLRISQIEAVLPEAAPVLIDVDLMSMPSEVRHANDNVDVLANQDKSQLIVDLRSEAKMAAEGNRKLSSGKKMHPFFASRKMNKCADQDVINIEDMHSLCDFERDPPFHPIHVVQLEASMPIHWSNWIITDGSSLDIDTAIPVQNSVSFFEGLVKPLTIETNCKRICSNQLAESTIAGCTTSGMGFPSFSDKQSVHICPSDVIDVDNFCLLASDTNCQASLLDSKHPERILHGRPEISENGSQPAYYLWTDKYRPETAAQVCGNSERVKFLTEWLKGWDERGHKIGVANGDTNDSSYQDESDADYSDDASDCENVLLISGPVGCGKSAAVFACAREQGFNVIEVNTSDMRNGAYVRQKFEEATKSHGLEKWSQEEVINPPRDDSLDPVSGTPDSSEYQHSMSCATRVSSDCDQQKSPGAYCSSSKVNDEAPKQVVNKTLILFEDVDTVFDEDRGFISTILKMAETTKWPIILTSNRKDPSLPNLLDQLVLDFKYPSTSELLSHVDMICKFEGVNVTVPQLKHVIDICLGDIRRTMMLLQFWYQGNQQFTEMPNDHFSGPFSLDLDAIHSTIPKMLPWEFPCKLSETVCMEVDKTILLAEEKKKQMEVSELEGLQLQLTTPLINRRNTAKTRKAKRSKLKRGRLAECDDISPCKNELDDFHDLPDIPLLSNQQRKINRHGSLLLSESDDDPSNVHTGKADIFTVTEGSFFPQSSEVPHIHGQGIPNQFPFPIESMETFGITDSFQKPLESNMTGSILQVCDTFMSQGVSCVPESSLTVGGTSASISGDELLSRAVSNDLSAFYNGGTYTLSRMVLEDTDNVKNLMAEQQKGVEDVVGETSEAYVELFGRNEQASCSTAEYQLMDECSRAESIWLLSGKKANETCKVEQVQDTWNRLRSCCPELRRETNHNRAASGALKLASEVSDLISESDLMLSRCYPLTNDMLDPSSTPCAEPDDFSWYNNQVEMGSVYAQHALCIFSRKSQEIDDGSVDLSQDLLFASTTAMSLGKIISSGLRYNEGSANTSQTKNPTTSISKRRERQVHLCETLSPVVPSKLLQSLRGLAFVDYLSSISQISRLENLRLSESKAISKQRRSRRQSRHYLSSGALSLSPEDVVLLAESGCFSDRREKVIEQAPGST, encoded by the exons GTCCTGGAAGCTGTCAGCAACTACGTATCAGCCAGATTGAAGCTGTCTTACCTGAAGCAGCACCAGTATTGATTGATGTTGATTTGATGAGCATGCCTTCTGAAGTAAGACATGCTAATGATAATGTTGATGTGCTAGCCAATCAAGATAAGTCACAGTTGATAGTTGACCTAAGGTCAGAGGCGAAGATGGCTGCAGAG GGAAATCGGAAGTTATCATCTGGAAAGAAAATGCACCCCTTCTTTGCTTCTCGGAAAATGAACAAATGTGCTGACCAAGATGTTATCAATATTGAAGATATGCACAGTCTTTGTGATTTTGAGAGGGATCCACCATTCCATCCTATCCATGTTGTGCAATTAGAG GCCAGTATGCCGATTCACTGGAGCAATTGGATAATCACTGATGGGTCTTCTCTTGACATCGATACTGCCATTCCTGTTCAAAACTCTGTCTCATTCTTTGAGGGCTTGGTTAAACCATTGACAATAGAAACTAATTGCAAGAGGATTTGTTCAAATCAGTTGGCAGAGTCGACTATTGCTGGGTGTACAACTTCAGGAATGGGTTTCCCTAGTTTTTCAGACAAGCAAAGTGTACACATCTGTCCTTCGGATGTG ATCGATGTGGACAATTTTTGCTTGTTGGCGTCCGATACCAATTGCCAAGCTTCTCTTCTTGATAGCAAACACCCGGAAAGGATACTGCATGGAAGGCCAGAAATTTCTGAGAATGG CTCTCAGCCTGCTTATTACCTATGGACCGACAAGTACCGACCTGAAACTGCGGCCCAG GTATGTGGAAATAGTGAACGTGTAAAGTTTCTCACGGAATGGCTCAAAGGTTGGGATGAAAGAGGCCACAAGATTGGAGTTGCTAATGGGGATACTAATGATAGCTCGTATCAAGATGAATCTGATGCAGATTACTCAGATGATGCTTCTGATTGTGAAAACGTGCTTCTAATCAGTGGACCAGTTGGG TGTGGAAAATCAGCTGCAGTTTTTGCATGTGCTAGAGAACAAGGCTTCAATGTAATAGAG GTAAATACATCTGACATGAGAAATGGGGCATATGTAAGACAAAAGTTTGAGGAAGCAACTAAATCACATGGCCTTGAAAAATG GTCACAAGAGGAGGTTATCAATCCACCAAGGGATGATTCCTTGGATCCTGTATCAGGGACTCCTGATAGCAGTGAATACCAACATTCGATGTCCTGTGCTACAAGAGTATCATCTGACTGTGATCAACAGAAATCACCTGGAGCATACTGCTCAAGTTCTAAGGTGAATGATGAAGCTCCTAAACAAGTCGTTAACAAGACACTCATCTTATTTGAGGATGTGGATACTGTCTTCGATGAGGATCGTGGGTTTATTTCGACCATACTTAAGATGGCTGAGACTACAAAATGGCCAATAATACTGACTAGCAACA GGAAGGATCCTTCTTTGCCTAATCTCTTGGATCAGCTTGTTTTGGATTTCAAATACCCATCGACCTCAGAGCTACTTTCACATGTTGACATg ATCTGTAAGTTTGAGGGAGTGAACGTCACTGTTCCTCAATTAAAGCATGTAATTGATATTTGTTTAGGTGATATTAGGAGGACAATGATGCTTCTGCAGTTTTGGTACCAAGGAAACCAGCAATTCACAG AGATGCCAAATGATCATTTTTCTGGTCCTTTCTCACTCGATTTAGATGCAATACATTCTACCATACCAAAAATGTTGCCTTGGGAGTTCCCTTGTAAATTATCAGAAACAGTATGCATGGAGGTAGACAAAACAATCCTTTTagctgaagaaaagaaaaaacagatgGAAGTGTCAGAGCTTGAAGGCCTCCAGTTACAATTAACAACACCTTTGATTAACAGAAGAAACACAGCTAAAACAAGAAAGGCTAAGAGATCCAAATTGAAGCGTGGCCGCTTGGCTGAGTGTGATGATATTTCACCTTGTAAAAATGAGCTTGATGATTTCCATGATCTTCCAGATATCCCTCTTCTGTCTAATCAACAAAGAAAGATAAATAGGCATGGTTCGCTGCTACTATCTGAGTCTGATGATGATCCATCTAATGTACATACTGGAAAAGCTGACATATTTACTGTTACAGAAGGTAGTTTTTTCCCACAATCTTCAGAGGTGCCTCATATACATGGGCAAGGGATTCCCAATCAATTCCCTTTTCCTATTGAATCAATGGAGACCTTTGGAATCACTGATTCTTTCCAAAAGCCACTTGAAAGCAACATGACCGGGTCCATTTTACAAGTTTGTGATACATTTATGTCACAGGGTGTGTCATGTGTGCCTGAGTCATCCTTAACCGTGGGGGGCACATCTGCATCCATAAGTGGTGATGAACTTTTGTCAAGGGCAGTGTCCAATGATTTGTCTGCCTTTTATAATGGCGGTACTTACACTTTGTCCAGAATGGTACTAGAAGACACTGACAATGTGAAGAATCTAATGGCTGAACAACAGAAAGGCGTGGAAGATGTAGTTGGTGAAACAAGTGAGGCTTATGTGGAATTGTTTGGCAGGAATGAACAAGCAAGTTGTTCAACTGCTGAGTATCAATTGATGGATGAATGTAGTCGTGCTGAAAGCATATGGCTGCTTTCTGGCAAAAAGGCTAATGAAACCTGCAAGGTTGAACAAGTACAGGATACTTGGAACAGGCTACGAAGTTGCTGTCCTGAACTTCGCCGTGAGACTAACCACAACAGAGCAGCTTCTGGAGCTTTGAAGCTTGCTTCCGAAGTGTCTGATTTGATATCAGAATCAGATCTTATGCTCTCCCGTTGCTACCCTCTTACTAAT gacaTGTTGGATCCATCTTCAACTCCTTGTGCTGAGCCAGATGACTTCTCCTGGTACAACAATCAGGTTGAGATGGGATCTGTTTATGCTCAGCATGCTCTTTGCATTTTTTCAAGGAAATCCCAAGAAATAGATGATGGTTCTGTTGATTTGTCACAAGATTTGTTGTTTGCCAGTACAACTGCCATGTCTCTTGGTAAAATTATTAGTTCGGGCCTTAGGTACAATGAAGGATCTGCGAACACTTCCCAAACGAAAAATCCAACTACTAGTATTTCTAAAAGAAG GGAGCGGCAAGTTCATCTGTGTGAAACCCTGTCTCCAGTAGTTCCTTCAAAGCTGTTGCAGTCACTGAGAGGCCTTGCTTTTGTTGATTATTTGTCTTCAATCAGTCAGATTTCCCGATTAGAAAACTTGCGACTTTCTGAAAGTAAAGCTATAAGCAAGCAAAGAAG GTCTCGTCGTCAGTCGAGACATTACTTGAGTTCAGGTGCACTTTCATTGTCACCTGAGGATGTTGTATTATTAGCAGAAAGCGGCTGTTTCAGCGACAGACGCGAGAAGGTTATAGAGCAAGCTCCAGGGAGTACTTAA